One window from the genome of Pedobacter schmidteae encodes:
- a CDS encoding tetratricopeptide repeat protein yields the protein MKKPTPRSIQKAGILLLLCLITLCPQAHAQRIEKSAIDTLIKKNPNNAFIKIKTALNKALAQNDSIAAANCYLYFAELFYHQAAYPQAVDYYYKADHIFRKSNDLANLAKTLNKTGEAYYYSKQYGTSLSKFQEALTLYKKMSNRQGIAESYGLIGQTYEKSGKYEQAMKYQQLALAQFGKTKDKTGIAKIYENLGSIYEDRPQMDSALKYYTLALNLNRANGNDLAQIEVINNIGDVYRKTGKYEEALVYTRKAGNLAMAMNDQYQLSSAYRDLSKNFDLMKRYDSAYHYSELGRNIFLSIFTEDTNKQLALLQTLFEIQQKDAAITGFENEQKTNQFIIAATILIIILLGLLGASIISRQRLKIRNEQQLNEQNQALYKAQKTAIEADLELKSKELTSNTLHVIRSNQFLDELKTALSDMIKDDKRDQKKRLQQLIASINQNINHDRHWKEFSGMFEQIHQAFFDQLKKHSDELTANDIRLVALIKMNLSSKDMAVLFGISQDSLRVARYRLRKKLNIKQGDSLSTFIQTL from the coding sequence GTGAAAAAGCCAACCCCAAGAAGCATCCAAAAAGCGGGCATCCTCCTTTTGCTTTGCTTAATTACACTTTGCCCCCAGGCACATGCCCAGCGCATTGAAAAAAGTGCGATTGACACACTCATCAAAAAGAATCCAAATAACGCTTTTATAAAAATCAAAACAGCTTTAAATAAAGCACTTGCCCAGAACGACAGCATAGCTGCTGCCAACTGCTATCTCTATTTTGCCGAATTGTTTTATCATCAGGCCGCCTATCCGCAGGCCGTTGACTACTATTATAAAGCTGATCACATCTTCAGGAAAAGTAACGACCTTGCTAATCTGGCAAAAACACTAAACAAAACCGGCGAGGCCTATTATTACAGTAAACAATACGGTACTTCGCTCAGCAAATTCCAGGAAGCCCTAACGCTTTACAAAAAAATGAGCAACAGACAAGGAATTGCCGAATCGTATGGACTGATTGGACAGACTTACGAAAAAAGTGGAAAATACGAACAGGCCATGAAATACCAGCAACTGGCATTGGCACAATTCGGAAAAACAAAGGATAAAACCGGTATTGCAAAAATATATGAAAATCTGGGCAGCATTTACGAAGATCGCCCCCAGATGGACTCTGCATTGAAGTACTATACCCTTGCGCTAAACCTGAACAGAGCCAATGGAAACGATCTTGCCCAGATAGAAGTGATCAATAACATTGGCGATGTGTACAGGAAAACCGGGAAATATGAGGAAGCCCTTGTCTATACGCGCAAGGCCGGAAACCTGGCCATGGCGATGAACGATCAGTACCAATTGAGTAGCGCATACCGCGATTTGTCGAAAAATTTTGACCTCATGAAAAGGTACGACAGCGCCTACCATTACAGTGAACTGGGCAGGAATATCTTTTTGAGCATATTTACTGAAGACACCAATAAGCAACTGGCTTTATTGCAAACTTTATTTGAAATACAACAAAAGGATGCCGCCATTACCGGTTTCGAAAACGAACAAAAAACCAATCAGTTTATCATTGCAGCTACCATCCTGATCATCATCCTTTTGGGTTTGCTAGGCGCAAGTATCATCAGCCGGCAGCGCCTCAAAATAAGAAACGAACAGCAGCTAAATGAGCAAAATCAGGCACTTTATAAGGCTCAGAAGACCGCAATTGAAGCCGATCTGGAGCTAAAAAGCAAAGAGCTGACCAGCAACACCCTCCATGTCATCAGAAGCAACCAGTTTTTAGATGAACTGAAGACAGCGCTATCCGACATGATCAAAGACGATAAAAGAGATCAGAAAAAAAGACTACAACAATTGATTGCCTCCATCAATCAGAACATCAATCACGACAGGCACTGGAAAGAATTTTCTGGAATGTTTGAGCAAATCCATCAGGCATTTTTTGATCAACTGAAAAAACACAGCGACGAGTTGACCGCAAATGACATTCGCCTGGTAGCCCTGATCAAGATGAACCTGAGCTCAAAAGACATGGCAGTTCTTTTTGGCATTTCGCAAGATAGCTTACGGGTGGCGCGATACAGGTTAAGGAAAAAGCTGAACATCAAACAGGGTGACAGTCTGAGTACTTTCATCCAGACTTTATAA
- a CDS encoding DPP IV N-terminal domain-containing protein: MKPTLTLGLAGALFLSLGANAQQKMLNQQQIFSGQPSLTKAVNVITGWSDDNHYIEMDSKDRKLYAVDIKSGAKTAYTPPPQSNVNVYTERNDIFIRYGKEEAKRLTNDKDEEKNPVLSPDGKYVAFTRNNDLFAVDTESGKEIRYTSDATDVIYNGWSSWVYFEEILGRPTQYRAFWWAPDSKHIAFMRFDDTKVPMFPINGSTGQHGYVEKTRYPKAGDPNPEVKVGFVKTTGGPVVWADFNEKDDQYFGTPYWSYDGSNLMVQWMNRGQDNLKFYAVNPTSGAKKEIYDEKQSSWVDLDYDGRIEYLKDKKHYILKSDKTGWAHFYLYTLDGKLINPITSGKWQVTNLMHVDEKNKVIYFMARKEASTRTDLYRVDYNGKNLKRLTFGDYTHQVQLSPNGTYFISTYSNVSTPPKQTLLDNTGKMIKELANSKSTDFDQYVFGKTEMITIPTDDGYNLPAVVTYPTNFDQNKKYPVVMSIYGGPNAGTVTNTWKGTGNQWWANEGIIQIAVDHRASGQFGKAGVALMHRNLGKWEMKDYTTAARWLKAKPWVDNKKLLITGHSYGGYMTCMALTMGAADFDFGYAGAPVTSWELYDTHYTERFMDTPQENPEGYKNGSVLTYVNNYKGLLRIMHGDMDDNVHMQNTIQLIDKLQNANKHFELMIYPGGRHGWGGVKTPHDRAERFRFYYQNLLNKPVPEGLLK; the protein is encoded by the coding sequence ATGAAACCAACCTTAACCCTGGGTTTAGCGGGCGCACTATTTTTAAGCCTCGGCGCCAATGCCCAGCAGAAAATGCTTAACCAGCAACAGATATTTTCAGGTCAGCCCTCACTTACCAAGGCTGTAAATGTCATAACAGGCTGGAGCGACGACAACCATTATATTGAAATGGACAGCAAAGACCGCAAACTGTATGCTGTTGATATCAAGTCGGGTGCCAAAACGGCGTATACCCCACCACCACAAAGCAATGTCAATGTGTATACCGAACGAAACGATATTTTCATCAGATACGGAAAAGAAGAAGCCAAGCGCCTGACCAATGATAAAGATGAAGAGAAAAACCCGGTATTATCACCAGATGGAAAATATGTTGCCTTTACGCGCAACAACGACCTTTTTGCTGTTGATACCGAAAGCGGTAAAGAGATCAGATACACCAGCGATGCAACAGATGTGATTTACAATGGCTGGTCGTCATGGGTATATTTTGAGGAAATTTTAGGCCGGCCAACCCAATACCGTGCCTTCTGGTGGGCCCCGGACAGCAAACACATCGCCTTTATGCGTTTTGACGACACTAAAGTTCCGATGTTTCCCATCAATGGGTCGACAGGTCAGCACGGTTATGTCGAAAAAACACGATATCCTAAAGCCGGCGATCCAAACCCCGAAGTAAAAGTAGGGTTCGTAAAAACCACTGGTGGCCCTGTAGTATGGGCCGATTTCAATGAGAAAGACGATCAGTACTTTGGTACACCCTACTGGAGCTACGACGGCAGCAATCTGATGGTTCAATGGATGAACCGCGGACAGGACAACCTGAAATTTTATGCTGTGAACCCTACTTCGGGTGCAAAAAAGGAAATATATGACGAAAAGCAATCTTCCTGGGTAGACCTTGATTATGATGGCAGAATTGAATACCTGAAGGACAAAAAGCACTACATCCTGAAAAGCGATAAAACCGGCTGGGCCCATTTTTACTTATATACTTTAGATGGCAAACTTATCAATCCCATTACCAGCGGAAAATGGCAGGTAACCAATTTGATGCATGTAGATGAAAAAAATAAGGTAATCTATTTCATGGCACGCAAAGAGGCCTCAACCCGTACCGATCTGTATCGTGTGGATTATAACGGGAAAAACTTAAAGCGTTTAACTTTTGGCGATTATACCCATCAGGTGCAGTTATCGCCCAACGGAACTTACTTTATCAGCACCTACTCTAACGTTAGCACTCCGCCGAAACAAACGTTGCTGGACAACACAGGTAAAATGATCAAAGAACTGGCGAACAGCAAATCGACTGATTTTGATCAATATGTTTTTGGCAAAACAGAGATGATTACCATCCCAACGGATGATGGTTATAACCTACCAGCTGTAGTTACCTACCCAACCAACTTTGATCAGAACAAAAAGTATCCGGTAGTGATGAGCATTTATGGTGGGCCCAATGCAGGTACGGTAACCAATACCTGGAAAGGAACGGGCAACCAATGGTGGGCCAACGAGGGGATTATACAGATTGCTGTAGACCATCGTGCTTCGGGCCAATTTGGTAAAGCCGGTGTAGCCTTAATGCACCGTAACCTGGGCAAATGGGAAATGAAAGACTATACTACTGCGGCAAGATGGCTGAAAGCCAAACCATGGGTAGACAATAAAAAACTGCTCATCACTGGCCATAGCTACGGCGGCTATATGACCTGTATGGCGCTCACCATGGGAGCGGCAGATTTCGATTTCGGCTATGCCGGAGCACCTGTTACCAGCTGGGAACTGTACGACACCCATTATACCGAACGTTTTATGGACACCCCACAAGAGAATCCTGAAGGATACAAAAACGGTTCAGTATTGACCTATGTAAACAATTATAAAGGACTATTACGCATTATGCATGGCGATATGGACGATAATGTGCACATGCAAAATACCATTCAGCTGATTGATAAACTACAAAATGCAAACAAACATTTTGAGCTGATGATTTATCCGGGAGGAAGACATGGTTGGGGTGGCGTTAAAACACCACACGACCGTGCAGAGCGTTTCCGGTTCTATTATCAGAACCTATTGAACAAGCCTGTCCCTGAAGGATTGTTGAAATAA
- a CDS encoding branched-chain amino acid aminotransferase has product MNDTLDMTITKAQTSRLTVTDFSQLPFGKVFSDHMFIAEYDNGVWGNLQVLPYGPIPMSPAISALHYGQAIFEGMKAYRQADGKISVFRPEKNFNRFNISATRMSMPEIPKDIFMQGIAALIDIDEKWVPAQEGYSLYIRPVMFATDPYLGVKPSDKYTFALLTTPTGPYYSKALKVKIETEYTRADDGGVGYAKTAGNYARSLFPFAEAQKEGFDQLIWTDAASHEYIEEAGTANLIFVINGKLVTPSVRSTVLDGVTRDTIIQLAKKAGIEVEERRVSVKEIIEGIENGSLTDAFAAGTAATVTPIGEIGYQGKSYTLTDPATRTISAGIAKTLNDIRYGLTPDEFGWNWVL; this is encoded by the coding sequence ATGAATGATACACTTGATATGACGATCACAAAAGCCCAAACGAGCCGGCTTACAGTGACAGATTTTTCTCAGTTGCCTTTTGGAAAGGTATTTTCTGACCATATGTTTATTGCTGAATATGATAACGGAGTGTGGGGTAACCTGCAGGTCCTGCCTTACGGCCCGATTCCTATGAGCCCGGCCATTTCTGCACTGCATTACGGACAGGCAATTTTTGAGGGAATGAAGGCATATCGCCAGGCTGATGGCAAAATCAGTGTATTCAGACCGGAGAAAAACTTTAACCGCTTCAATATTTCTGCAACAAGGATGTCGATGCCTGAAATACCTAAAGACATTTTTATGCAAGGTATTGCAGCATTGATTGATATTGACGAGAAATGGGTACCAGCACAGGAAGGATACTCTTTATACATCCGTCCGGTGATGTTTGCTACCGATCCTTATTTGGGTGTAAAACCATCAGACAAATACACCTTTGCTTTGCTAACCACGCCTACAGGGCCATATTACAGCAAAGCCTTAAAAGTGAAAATTGAAACAGAATATACCCGTGCGGATGACGGCGGTGTAGGTTATGCCAAAACTGCAGGAAACTATGCCCGTTCGTTATTTCCTTTTGCAGAAGCACAAAAAGAAGGATTTGATCAATTGATCTGGACAGATGCCGCATCTCATGAATACATTGAAGAAGCCGGAACAGCCAACCTGATCTTTGTGATCAATGGCAAACTGGTTACGCCATCGGTAAGAAGCACCGTTTTAGATGGTGTAACCCGCGATACCATTATTCAACTGGCTAAAAAAGCAGGAATAGAAGTGGAAGAAAGACGTGTAAGCGTAAAAGAAATCATCGAAGGTATTGAAAATGGAAGCTTAACTGATGCATTTGCTGCCGGTACTGCCGCTACAGTTACTCCTATCGGAGAAATCGGTTATCAGGGAAAATCATATACTTTAACAGATCCTGCTACACGTACCATCTCTGCAGGTATCGCTAAAACATTAAACGACATTCGTTATGGATTAACTCCCGACGAGTTTGGCTGGAACTGGGTATTGTAA
- a CDS encoding TonB-dependent receptor produces the protein MKSILQVLLCLILSVATAKATSLKGYVYDQKTGEALVGASVHLEHTDKTVLTGLDGSFEIKHPKAGSFTLKVSYLMYKTLTKQIEILKEDNPSVKIYLSETKDKELSEVVISVKGDGSSEKTARRIEQKALQLVNVVSGRAIEVSPDLTVANVVQRVSGISIERSSSGEGQYAIVRGMDKRYNYTLVNGVKIPSPDNKYRYVPLDIFPAELMERLEAYKTLTPNMEGDAIGGVVNMVMKDAPEKLQVNANLAAGYSQLFIDRNFMGFDASGINYKSPYEINGKAYKATPSDFTQGPIDYTSKHPAPNVVGGISIGNRYLNNKLGILLAGSYQNNYRGANSAFYNSLVVSTDKMGRITSKEERQYSEHNKRYGAHAKLDYLFNQNHKLSFYSAYVDLSSEQLRDAKSIDFSSGYEPEKGNGKLNYATRSRLTEQQIYNSTLQGNHQFLSQKLKINWSAVYSFAKNAVPDQNNINILGVRENFIDRRTYAPAIGDAYTHRWERNTEEDKAGYLDVSYPVTIDGTKVEFVAGGMYRDKQRSNFFNQYTLTATNPTALYGTDFNKYTEIEWTVKNQTGAVDNALTYNASEKLAAGYGMFTLTAKDLQLIAGLRIEHTDQGYKMLFPAAELRPVGSQVYTDYLPSLNLKYKLAGKQQLRASYFRSLNRPGFYELVPGTGLIQDDYKEKGNPDLKRATADNYDLRYELFPNGNDQLLVGAFYKDIKNPIEYSFQADPVRPQDTYYLPGNFGNARNYGLEVDYIKFVHKFGVKANYTYTHSSITTPKSYRTRDEAGDLRTFQTNQTRPLYGQSEHIANISLLYKGGKTGFDAQLAAGYTGPRIHTVSQFLDNDLWQQGFVQMDASAEKRFKNNLSIFIKAGNLLNTPSKLFLKGTNPNNSGLTTEFDGKTLIRADYYKQTYLLGVRYKI, from the coding sequence ATGAAGTCAATTTTACAAGTTCTTTTATGCTTAATATTAAGTGTAGCCACGGCAAAAGCGACAAGCTTAAAGGGCTACGTTTACGACCAGAAAACCGGAGAAGCCCTGGTGGGTGCATCCGTACATCTGGAACATACAGATAAAACGGTATTGACCGGTCTGGATGGCTCCTTTGAGATCAAACATCCCAAAGCCGGAAGCTTTACCTTAAAAGTATCTTATCTGATGTACAAAACATTAACAAAACAGATCGAGATACTTAAAGAAGACAATCCTTCGGTAAAAATCTACTTATCAGAAACAAAGGATAAGGAATTGAGCGAGGTGGTCATTTCTGTCAAAGGAGATGGCAGTTCAGAAAAAACAGCCCGCCGGATTGAACAAAAAGCATTGCAGCTAGTCAATGTGGTATCAGGTCGCGCCATAGAAGTCTCGCCCGATTTAACGGTAGCCAATGTAGTACAACGGGTGTCGGGTATTTCCATCGAAAGAAGCAGTAGTGGCGAAGGGCAATATGCTATTGTGCGGGGAATGGACAAGAGGTACAACTATACTCTTGTAAATGGGGTGAAAATTCCAAGTCCGGACAACAAGTACCGTTATGTGCCATTGGATATTTTCCCTGCCGAATTAATGGAAAGGCTGGAGGCATACAAAACCCTGACCCCAAACATGGAGGGTGATGCCATAGGTGGTGTGGTAAACATGGTAATGAAGGATGCTCCAGAGAAATTGCAGGTTAATGCAAACCTAGCAGCCGGATATAGCCAATTGTTTATCGACCGTAATTTTATGGGCTTTGATGCCTCTGGAATCAATTATAAATCACCTTATGAAATCAACGGAAAAGCATACAAAGCAACACCTTCAGATTTTACCCAAGGCCCCATTGATTATACATCAAAACACCCTGCACCCAATGTAGTGGGTGGCATATCTATCGGCAACAGGTATCTAAACAACAAGCTTGGCATTTTACTGGCCGGAAGCTATCAGAACAATTACAGAGGTGCAAATAGTGCTTTCTACAATTCGTTGGTTGTATCGACAGATAAGATGGGCAGGATTACGAGTAAGGAGGAAAGGCAATACTCGGAACACAACAAGCGATATGGTGCACATGCAAAATTAGATTATCTGTTTAATCAAAACCATAAACTAAGCTTTTATAGTGCCTATGTAGATTTAAGCAGCGAGCAGCTGCGTGATGCCAAATCAATTGACTTCAGCAGCGGTTATGAGCCCGAAAAAGGCAATGGAAAACTGAATTACGCTACCCGATCCAGACTGACTGAACAACAGATTTACAACAGTACCTTACAGGGAAATCACCAGTTCCTGTCCCAAAAGCTGAAGATCAACTGGTCGGCCGTTTATTCCTTTGCAAAAAATGCTGTACCTGATCAAAATAACATCAATATCCTGGGCGTACGCGAAAATTTCATTGACAGGCGCACTTACGCTCCGGCGATAGGCGATGCTTATACCCACCGTTGGGAGCGCAATACGGAGGAAGACAAAGCCGGATATCTTGATGTTTCGTACCCTGTAACCATTGACGGCACAAAAGTAGAATTTGTCGCGGGCGGGATGTACAGAGACAAGCAGCGCAGTAACTTTTTCAATCAATACACCCTTACCGCTACCAATCCAACGGCATTGTATGGTACAGATTTTAACAAATACACAGAAATCGAGTGGACGGTTAAAAACCAAACAGGTGCGGTGGACAATGCACTAACTTACAACGCCTCTGAAAAGCTGGCTGCCGGTTATGGCATGTTTACCCTTACCGCAAAAGATTTGCAACTAATTGCCGGACTACGTATAGAGCACACCGATCAGGGCTATAAGATGTTGTTTCCCGCCGCCGAACTACGTCCTGTTGGCAGCCAGGTATATACCGATTACTTACCCAGCCTGAACCTTAAATACAAATTGGCAGGTAAACAACAACTGCGTGCATCTTACTTCCGGTCTTTAAACCGCCCTGGTTTTTACGAACTGGTTCCAGGAACAGGATTGATTCAGGATGACTACAAAGAAAAAGGCAATCCTGATTTAAAACGTGCAACGGCCGACAACTACGATTTGCGCTATGAGCTGTTCCCGAACGGGAACGATCAGTTACTGGTAGGAGCATTCTATAAAGACATCAAAAATCCTATAGAATACAGCTTTCAGGCCGATCCTGTCCGTCCGCAAGACACCTATTATCTGCCAGGAAATTTTGGGAACGCACGCAACTACGGACTGGAAGTAGATTATATCAAATTTGTGCACAAGTTTGGTGTAAAGGCCAACTATACCTATACCCATTCCAGCATCACTACACCAAAAAGCTATAGAACAAGGGATGAAGCAGGAGATTTGCGGACCTTCCAGACCAACCAGACGCGTCCTTTATATGGGCAGTCGGAACATATCGCAAATATCTCATTATTATACAAAGGAGGAAAAACAGGTTTTGATGCGCAGCTGGCCGCCGGCTATACCGGACCACGTATCCACACCGTTTCCCAGTTTTTAGACAATGATTTGTGGCAACAGGGTTTTGTACAAATGGATGCTTCTGCCGAAAAGAGATTTAAAAATAACCTTAGCATTTTCATCAAGGCCGGCAACCTGTTAAACACGCCATCAAAGCTATTTTTAAAAGGCACCAATCCCAACAATTCGGGTTTAACGACCGAGTTTGACGGAAAAACGCTGATCCGCGCGGACTACTACAAACAAACCTATCTATTGGGCGTACGCTATAAAATTTAA
- a CDS encoding GRP family sugar transporter — MFIVENYAVAVACCFITMLCWGSWANTQKLVQKEWRFELFYWDYVLGIFLFALLGAFTMGSFGESGRPFMEDLMQTDGKNLTSAFIGGIVFNLANILLTAAIAGAGMAVAFPVGIGLALVIGVLINYMMLSKGDPVLLFSGVLLVTLAIIINAIAYKKHAGTTSKKGVGKWIVVSIIAGILMSTFYPFIAAGMDLENFVTPASGKMTPYTAFVIFAAGIVVSNLVFNTVLMKRPLEGSALKYSEYFSGRSGLHIVGVLGGCIWGLGNLFNLLAAGKAGPAISYGLGQGATLIAALWGVLIWKEFKGSSSSIGYLIATMFLLFVAGLGLVIAAGN; from the coding sequence ATGTTCATCGTAGAGAACTATGCAGTGGCTGTTGCCTGCTGCTTTATTACTATGCTTTGCTGGGGCTCCTGGGCTAACACGCAAAAGCTGGTACAAAAAGAATGGCGTTTTGAACTTTTTTACTGGGATTATGTGTTGGGCATTTTTCTGTTTGCACTGCTGGGTGCATTTACCATGGGAAGCTTTGGTGAATCTGGAAGACCTTTTATGGAAGACCTGATGCAGACTGATGGTAAAAATTTAACAAGTGCCTTTATTGGTGGGATTGTTTTTAACCTGGCTAACATTTTACTTACGGCCGCTATTGCAGGTGCGGGTATGGCAGTTGCATTTCCTGTTGGAATTGGACTTGCTTTGGTGATTGGTGTGTTGATTAACTACATGATGCTGAGCAAGGGTGATCCTGTATTGTTATTTTCGGGGGTGTTATTAGTGACGCTCGCTATCATCATCAACGCGATCGCCTATAAAAAACATGCGGGTACAACCAGCAAAAAAGGTGTGGGTAAATGGATTGTCGTATCCATAATCGCTGGTATCCTGATGTCTACTTTTTATCCTTTTATCGCTGCAGGTATGGATTTGGAGAATTTTGTAACTCCTGCAAGCGGTAAAATGACACCGTATACCGCTTTCGTCATCTTCGCCGCAGGTATTGTAGTCAGTAACCTGGTATTTAATACCGTATTGATGAAAAGACCTCTTGAGGGTAGTGCGCTTAAATATTCCGAATACTTCAGCGGTAGGTCTGGTCTACACATCGTTGGTGTGCTGGGCGGTTGTATCTGGGGATTGGGAAACCTTTTCAACTTACTTGCTGCAGGCAAAGCCGGTCCGGCTATATCTTATGGCCTCGGACAAGGGGCAACCCTGATCGCAGCATTATGGGGCGTGCTGATCTGGAAAGAATTCAAAGGAAGTTCGAGCAGTATTGGTTATCTGATCGCTACGATGTTCCTGCTTTTTGTTGCCGGACTGGGCTTGGTCATTGCTGCCGGAAACTAA
- a CDS encoding IPT/TIG domain-containing protein yields MNKLLSCFLFAVIASCVLAACKKKETNLVSPIPPILKEIFFPEEKDAIPGRDVLIKGKGFSKEDAVFLQTTGAQVQVAVKEATNTYIKFTLPKDAGGLYKVTIERDGQKTTLDGTLSVPFVIPLDDVVLPASNVQQLADVAIGGKGFEAGDIVQLSADFYPAGKVFSIPVTATAEGISFKLPQGCYGANTVVVTRSNRKTNLGIVNVEVNVGDVIGGGVVFWTDVAKVHGLIASKTNVGTPTEQFGPGLALSGAAGTSKAMQTGKENTAKLLIKMAAFRSGNASWNNKKSAAELCDQLVVTDGSDSYGDWFLPAQEELITLFKAKALMATKGAEVPPNNYWSSSEGDGDAAGWSAFYVNFYEATNVVSANSDKEGWRIGVRAVRAF; encoded by the coding sequence ATGAATAAATTATTAAGCTGCTTTCTTTTTGCCGTGATTGCTTCCTGCGTATTGGCGGCTTGCAAAAAGAAAGAAACAAATTTAGTCAGTCCCATTCCACCCATTCTAAAAGAGATCTTTTTCCCGGAGGAAAAAGATGCCATTCCTGGTAGGGATGTCCTTATTAAAGGAAAAGGGTTCTCGAAAGAGGATGCAGTGTTCCTGCAGACTACCGGTGCTCAGGTTCAGGTGGCTGTTAAAGAGGCTACAAATACCTATATCAAATTTACATTGCCTAAAGATGCCGGAGGGCTTTATAAAGTGACGATTGAAAGGGATGGGCAAAAAACTACGCTGGATGGTACGCTTTCCGTTCCGTTTGTGATCCCGCTTGATGATGTGGTTTTGCCGGCCAGTAATGTGCAGCAGTTGGCTGATGTAGCTATTGGAGGAAAGGGTTTTGAAGCAGGGGATATTGTACAGTTGTCAGCTGATTTTTATCCCGCAGGTAAGGTATTCAGTATCCCTGTCACAGCTACAGCTGAAGGAATCAGTTTTAAACTTCCACAGGGATGTTATGGTGCCAACACAGTAGTTGTAACCAGAAGTAACCGTAAAACAAACCTCGGAATAGTCAATGTTGAAGTGAATGTGGGTGATGTGATAGGGGGTGGTGTAGTATTCTGGACCGATGTAGCTAAAGTACATGGGCTAATTGCAAGTAAAACAAATGTGGGGACGCCTACTGAGCAATTTGGGCCTGGTTTAGCGCTTTCAGGAGCAGCGGGTACCAGTAAAGCGATGCAAACCGGAAAAGAAAATACAGCAAAACTGCTGATTAAAATGGCTGCTTTCAGATCTGGTAATGCAAGTTGGAACAATAAGAAATCGGCGGCCGAGTTGTGTGATCAACTGGTTGTTACAGATGGATCGGACAGTTATGGAGATTGGTTCCTTCCTGCGCAGGAAGAACTGATCACTTTGTTTAAAGCGAAAGCGTTGATGGCGACAAAAGGGGCTGAAGTTCCACCCAATAATTACTGGTCATCCAGTGAAGGCGATGGGGATGCAGCAGGCTGGTCGGCATTTTATGTGAATTTCTATGAAGCTACGAATGTCGTGTCAGCAAATTCAGATAAAGAAGGTTGGAGGATTGGTGTTCGTGCGGTCAGAGCTTTTTAA
- the rbsK gene encoding ribokinase, with protein MTGKIIVTGSMNMDMVVKTSHIPQPGETVLGGTFFMNPGGKGANQAVAVARLGGEVAFIGKIGDDIFGKQSSQLFDEEGVNTLGILSDAENPSGIALITVDQFGENSIVVAPGANANLEPADVEQAFGMYPDGKILLIQLEIPMRTVEFAARYAQSQGMTVILNPAPANDLIPELFSLIDIITPNVNEAEVLSGVKISDITSAKEAAESLHKQGVKNVIITLGKLGAALLEDGVFYHIPAPEVETVDTTAAGDVFNGALSVAVAEGRSLKDAASFACRAAAIAVTRLGAQSSIPYRNEVLFSSMA; from the coding sequence ATGACAGGCAAAATTATTGTAACAGGTAGTATGAACATGGATATGGTGGTAAAGACCAGTCATATTCCCCAGCCGGGAGAAACTGTATTAGGAGGAACATTTTTCATGAACCCAGGAGGTAAGGGGGCAAATCAGGCTGTGGCCGTGGCACGTTTAGGCGGAGAGGTCGCTTTTATTGGTAAGATAGGGGATGATATTTTCGGTAAGCAGTCTTCACAGCTTTTTGATGAAGAGGGTGTAAATACTTTAGGTATTTTATCCGATGCAGAGAATCCTTCGGGAATTGCGCTCATCACAGTAGATCAGTTTGGGGAGAATAGTATTGTTGTTGCACCGGGAGCAAACGCCAATCTTGAACCGGCTGATGTGGAGCAGGCGTTTGGTATGTATCCCGATGGGAAGATCTTATTGATCCAGCTGGAGATCCCAATGCGTACGGTAGAATTTGCAGCACGTTACGCCCAAAGTCAAGGCATGACCGTAATTCTTAATCCTGCTCCGGCGAATGATTTAATTCCTGAACTGTTTAGTCTGATAGACATCATTACCCCGAATGTAAATGAGGCCGAGGTTTTATCGGGCGTAAAGATCTCTGATATCACAAGTGCAAAAGAGGCGGCAGAAAGCTTACATAAACAAGGTGTGAAAAATGTGATCATCACCTTAGGGAAACTTGGTGCAGCTTTATTGGAAGACGGTGTTTTTTATCACATTCCTGCACCGGAAGTAGAAACCGTAGATACTACTGCTGCGGGTGATGTATTTAATGGGGCCCTTTCTGTTGCGGTAGCTGAAGGACGGTCGTTAAAAGATGCTGCATCATTCGCCTGTAGGGCTGCAGCAATAGCAGTAACCAGGCTTGGTGCGCAATCATCCATCCCGTATCGCAATGAAGTGCTGTTTAGCAGCATGGCCTAA